In Macadamia integrifolia cultivar HAES 741 chromosome 5, SCU_Mint_v3, whole genome shotgun sequence, a single window of DNA contains:
- the LOC122080119 gene encoding protein DMR6-LIKE OXYGENASE 1-like — MATAKVLLTDLCSGGIRHVPSNYVRPISDRPNLLDVQSSDQSIPVIDLQGLNGPNHSHIIKEIGQACQRYGFFQVKNHGIPEKVNNNMLRVSNEFFHLPEGERMKIYSNDPSKAVRLSTSFNVKTETVANWRDFLRLHCYPLDDYMHEWPSSPPSFREYVAEYCTNVRGLSLRLLEAISESLGLQSDYINKVLQKHAQHMAINYYPPCPQPELTYGLPIHSDPNVITILLQGTVPGLQVLKNGKWVAIKPIPNTFIINIGDQIEVLSNGMYKSVLHRAVLNRNELRISVPTFYSPSPDAVIKPAQELVDEEHPILYKSFTYNEYYTKFWNRGLATENCLDMFRASST, encoded by the exons ATGGCTACCGCCAAGGTATTATTGACTGATCTTTGCTCCGGCGGCATCCGCCATGTCCCTTCCAATTATGTCCGGCCAATCTCCGATCGTCCAAATCTTCTCGACGTTCAGTCGTCCGACCAGTCAATTCCTGTCATTGACCTCCAAGGCCTCAATGGTCCTAATCACTCTCATATTATCAAAGAGATTGGCCAAGCATGTCAACGTTATGGTTTCTTTCAG GTCAAAAACCATGGAATACCAGAGAAGGTGAACAATAACATGTTAAGGGTATCCAACGAGTTCTTCCATCTGCCTGAAGGAGAAAGGATGAAAATCTACTCCAATGACCCTTCCAAGGCCGTGCGGCTCTCCACTAGTTTCAATGTGAAGACAGAAACAGTAGCAAATTGGAGAGATTTTCTGAGACTCCATTGTTACCCTCTTGATGATTATATGCATGAATGGCCTTCCAGTCCTCCCTCTTTCAG GGAATATGTAGCTGAGTACTGCACAAATGTGAGAGGCCTTTCACTAAGATTGCTTGAAGCAATTTCTGAGAGTTTGGGCCTACAAAGTGATTACATAAACAAGGTCTTACAAAAACATGCACAACATATGGCCATCAATTACTATCCTCCATGTCCACAACCGGAGCTAACTTATGGATTACCCATCCATTCTGACCCGAATGTAATCACAATTCTTCTGCAAGGCACTGTCCCTGGTTTGCAGGTCCTAAAGAATGGCAAGTGGGTTGCCATCAAACCCATTCCCAATACCTTCATCATCAACATTGGTGATCAAATTGAG GTACTTAGTAATGGAATGTACAAAAGCGTGCTCCATAGAGCTGTGTTAAATCGCAATGAATTGAGAATCTCAGTCCCAACTTTCTATAGCCCATCACCTGATGCAGTGATCAAGCCTGCACAAGAGCTAGTGGATGAAGAACACCCTATACTCTACAAAAGCTTCACTTATAATGAGTACTACACCAAGTTTTGGAATCGAGGACTTGCAACAGAGAACTGCTTAGATATGTTTAGGGCTTCTTCAACATAG
- the LOC122080285 gene encoding 60S ribosomal protein L23A-like codes for MAPPAIATGKKPDAKAQALKAAKAVKSGASSLKKKEKKIRTSVTFHRPKTLKKERSPKYPRISAPPRNKLDHYQILKFPLTTESAMKKIEDNNTLVFIVDIRADKKKIKDAVKKMYDIQTKKVNTLIRPDGTKKAYVRLTPDYDALDVANKIGII; via the exons ATGGCTCCTCCAGCTATAG CTACTGGCAAGAAGCCTGATGCAAAGGCGCAGGCATTGAAGGCTGCCAAGGCAGTGAAATCGGGGGCATCTTCTctgaaaaagaaggagaagaagatccGCACCTCAGTAACTTTCCACCGACCAAAGACACTCAAGAAAGAGCGGAGTCCAAAGTATCCCCGCATTAGTGCTCCTCCAAGGAACAAGCTGGACCACTATCAGATTCTCAAGTTTCCTCTCACCACTGAATCTGCCATGAAGAAAATAGAGGACAATAACACACTTGTCTTCATTGTTGATATCCGGGCAGATAAGAAGAAGATCAAGGATGCTGTGAAGAAGATGTACGACATCCAGACCAAGAAAGTCAATACTTTGATCAG ACCCGATGGTACCAAGAAGGCATATGTGAGGTTGACTCCAGATTATGATGCTTTGGATGTTGCCAACAAGATTGGCATCATTTAA